A stretch of Thermoanaerobaculia bacterium DNA encodes these proteins:
- the mutL gene encoding DNA mismatch repair endonuclease MutL, whose product MNRIRKLDSRTIDRIAAGEVVERPASVVKELVENALDAGASRIDVETAGGGIASIRVRDDGCGMSRPDASLAVERHATSKIASEADLPGVRTFGFRGEALPSIASVARLTLTTSDGTGPEGTRVTVDHGSNKSVSPAARPRGTDVQVEDLFGRTPARRKFLKTPAAETREIARAVTRAALARPDVAFTLRTDGREILAAPPAVDRAARAIRLFGADTLGELLPFQARSGALSLSGLVTRGSITFPTRRLQFLHVNGRSVADRGMSRAIAEAAKEAIRTDRHPGVFLFLDAPEGAVDVNVSPSKTEVRFERPSEVFRLVFHTLVSSLAAGKEERRLVPVPPSSDFSVAEAREVYAAPPGPRPAPGGGRRLRLEIETPGESTTVVEVEASGRPTARVLAQFDESFLLVEAENGLWIVDQHAAHERVLYEKMKDRASQNRAFSQALLTPALWEASAEEALAVGECREEIAA is encoded by the coding sequence ATGAACCGGATCCGGAAGCTCGACTCCCGCACGATCGACCGGATCGCGGCCGGCGAAGTCGTCGAGCGGCCGGCGTCGGTCGTCAAGGAGCTCGTCGAGAACGCGCTGGACGCCGGCGCCTCGAGGATCGACGTCGAGACGGCCGGCGGCGGCATCGCGTCGATCCGCGTGCGCGACGACGGGTGCGGCATGTCCCGCCCGGATGCGTCCCTCGCGGTCGAGCGCCACGCCACTTCGAAGATCGCGAGCGAGGCGGACCTTCCGGGCGTCCGGACGTTCGGCTTCCGCGGAGAGGCCCTGCCTTCGATCGCCTCGGTCGCCCGGCTGACGCTCACGACGTCGGACGGAACCGGGCCGGAGGGGACCCGCGTGACGGTCGACCACGGCTCGAACAAGAGCGTCTCCCCGGCGGCGCGCCCGAGAGGGACGGACGTGCAGGTCGAGGACCTCTTCGGCCGCACTCCGGCGCGGCGGAAGTTCCTGAAAACTCCCGCCGCCGAGACGCGGGAAATCGCCCGGGCGGTCACCCGCGCGGCTCTGGCGCGTCCCGACGTGGCGTTCACGCTCCGCACGGACGGCCGGGAGATCCTCGCGGCGCCGCCCGCCGTGGACCGGGCCGCGCGCGCGATCCGCCTGTTCGGCGCCGACACGCTCGGCGAGCTCCTGCCGTTCCAGGCGCGATCCGGCGCATTGTCGCTGTCCGGACTCGTCACGCGGGGCTCGATCACGTTTCCGACGCGGCGCCTCCAGTTCCTCCACGTGAACGGACGGAGCGTCGCGGACCGCGGCATGTCCCGGGCGATCGCGGAAGCCGCGAAGGAGGCGATCCGCACGGACCGCCATCCGGGCGTTTTTCTCTTTCTCGACGCGCCGGAGGGAGCGGTCGACGTCAACGTCTCGCCCTCGAAGACGGAGGTCCGGTTCGAGCGGCCTTCCGAGGTCTTCCGTCTCGTCTTCCATACGCTCGTGTCGTCCCTCGCCGCGGGGAAGGAGGAGAGGCGGCTGGTGCCGGTGCCCCCGTCCTCCGATTTTTCCGTCGCGGAGGCGCGAGAGGTCTACGCGGCCCCGCCCGGCCCGCGCCCCGCGCCCGGCGGCGGCCGGCGCCTGCGGCTCGAGATCGAAACCCCGGGAGAGAGCACGACGGTCGTCGAGGTCGAGGCGTCCGGGCGCCCGACCGCCCGGGTGCTGGCGCAGTTCGACGAATCGTTCCTCCTGGTCGAGGCGGAGAACGGCCTCTGGATCGTCGACCAGCACGCGGCGCACGAGCGCGTGCTCTACGAGAAGATGAAGGACCGCGCGTCGCAGAACCGCGCGTTCTCGCAGGCGCTCCTGACGCCGGCGCTCTGGGAGGCTTCGGCGGAAGAGGCGCTCGCGGTCGGGGAGTGCCGGGAGGAGATCGCGGC
- the ppdK gene encoding pyruvate, phosphate dikinase has protein sequence MATSRSRRKKPSRLVYFFGDGRSEGASLGREVLGGKGYGLVQMTRMGVPVPPGFVISTEVCAKYSKTGKYPAGLEEEVEANLARLEKLTGKIFGDAENPLLVSVRSGAPASMPGMMDTILNLGLTHDAKAGFGHAAGERFARDCRRRLISMYGDVVLKVPKHRFEEAIAKAKERAGVDTDAQLSAQELRALCTRYLAIIRQHAKKPFPEDPRKQLWGAIGAVFQSWDNDRARSYRKLNRIPETWGTAVTVQAMVFGNLGDDCATGVAFTRNPATGEKAFYGEFLANAQGEDVVAGIRTPHPISETGRGDSLEETMPGVYAQLMRVRDALEKNFRDMQDIEFTIERGKLYILQTRNGKRTGFAAVRIACDFFDEKRISKREALTRVDPEQLLQLLAPVFPASEKELAIREGNLLARGLPAGPGAACGRAAFSAERAVEMAHGGDPVILIRAETSPEDILGMAASQGILTSRGGMTSHAAVVARGMGKCCVVGCGEITIDARYARMMARGKTVSEGDFLSVDGTTGEVIAGKLPTRPSEVIQVAVEGKLKAADSRLYRQFARILEWADGVRRLGVRANADTPRGAHVARAFGAEGIGLCRTEHMFFEEARITAVREMILAETADGRKKALAKILPMQRGDFAGIFREMGERPVTIRLLDPPLHEFLPREPKALAATAKEMGISIDVLKGKVEGLSEANPMLGHRGCRLGLTHPEIYEIQVRAIFEAAVEVARSGKAPVPEVMIPLVGSLPEFTRLREMTDRVAHDVFRETGRRVPYRVGTMIEIPRAALLAAEIGAAADFFSFGTNDLTQMTFGFSRDDIGSFLPQYLEAGILPHDPFATIDVAGVGQLVAIGTERGRSAKKNLKVGICGEHGGDPASIAFFHETGLDYVSCSPYRVPIARLAAARAAIAGTGLSRTA, from the coding sequence ATGGCGACATCCCGATCGCGGCGAAAGAAGCCGTCCCGTCTCGTCTACTTCTTCGGGGACGGACGTTCCGAGGGCGCGAGTCTCGGCCGCGAGGTGCTCGGCGGAAAAGGATACGGCCTGGTGCAGATGACGCGCATGGGCGTCCCGGTTCCGCCCGGGTTCGTGATTTCGACCGAGGTCTGCGCGAAATATTCGAAGACCGGGAAGTATCCGGCCGGTCTCGAGGAAGAGGTCGAGGCCAATCTCGCCCGGCTCGAGAAGCTCACCGGGAAGATCTTCGGGGACGCCGAGAACCCGCTCCTCGTTTCCGTGCGTTCGGGCGCTCCCGCCTCGATGCCGGGAATGATGGACACGATCCTGAACCTCGGTCTGACGCACGACGCGAAGGCCGGCTTCGGGCACGCGGCGGGGGAGCGGTTCGCCCGCGACTGCCGCCGGCGGCTGATCTCCATGTACGGCGACGTGGTCCTCAAGGTCCCCAAGCACCGGTTCGAGGAGGCGATCGCGAAGGCGAAGGAGAGAGCGGGCGTCGATACCGACGCGCAGCTCTCTGCGCAGGAGCTTCGAGCGCTCTGCACGCGATACCTCGCGATCATCCGGCAGCACGCGAAGAAACCCTTCCCGGAGGATCCGCGCAAGCAGCTCTGGGGCGCGATCGGAGCGGTCTTCCAGTCCTGGGACAACGACCGGGCGCGCTCGTATCGGAAGTTGAATCGAATCCCCGAGACGTGGGGGACGGCCGTCACGGTCCAGGCGATGGTCTTCGGGAACCTCGGCGACGACTGCGCGACGGGAGTGGCGTTCACGCGCAATCCCGCGACCGGCGAGAAGGCGTTCTACGGCGAATTCCTCGCCAACGCCCAGGGCGAGGACGTGGTCGCCGGCATCCGCACGCCGCATCCCATCTCCGAGACGGGCCGCGGCGATTCCCTCGAGGAGACGATGCCGGGCGTCTACGCGCAGCTCATGAGGGTCCGCGACGCGCTCGAGAAGAATTTCCGCGACATGCAGGACATCGAATTCACGATCGAGCGGGGGAAGCTCTACATCCTCCAGACCCGAAACGGGAAACGGACGGGGTTCGCCGCGGTCCGGATCGCGTGCGACTTCTTCGACGAAAAACGGATCTCGAAGCGGGAGGCGCTGACGCGGGTCGACCCGGAGCAGCTCCTCCAGCTCCTCGCGCCGGTCTTCCCGGCGAGCGAAAAGGAGCTCGCGATCCGCGAGGGGAACCTCCTCGCCCGCGGCCTGCCGGCCGGCCCGGGCGCCGCCTGCGGGCGCGCCGCGTTCTCGGCCGAGCGCGCCGTCGAGATGGCGCACGGCGGGGATCCGGTGATCCTGATCCGCGCCGAGACGTCGCCGGAGGACATCCTCGGCATGGCCGCCTCGCAGGGGATCCTCACGTCGCGCGGCGGCATGACCTCCCACGCGGCGGTCGTCGCCCGAGGGATGGGGAAGTGCTGCGTCGTCGGGTGCGGCGAGATCACGATCGACGCCCGGTACGCCCGCATGATGGCGCGCGGGAAGACGGTCTCGGAAGGCGACTTCCTCTCGGTCGACGGGACGACGGGAGAGGTGATCGCCGGAAAGCTGCCGACGCGCCCTTCCGAGGTGATCCAGGTCGCGGTCGAAGGGAAGCTCAAGGCGGCCGACTCCCGGCTCTACCGGCAGTTCGCGCGGATCCTCGAATGGGCCGACGGCGTGAGGCGCCTCGGCGTGCGCGCCAACGCCGACACGCCCCGGGGCGCGCACGTGGCGCGGGCGTTCGGCGCCGAGGGGATCGGCCTCTGCCGCACGGAGCACATGTTCTTCGAGGAGGCGCGGATCACGGCGGTCCGCGAGATGATCCTCGCCGAGACGGCCGACGGGAGGAAAAAGGCGCTCGCGAAGATCCTTCCGATGCAGCGCGGGGACTTCGCGGGGATCTTCCGGGAAATGGGAGAGAGGCCGGTGACGATCCGGCTCCTCGATCCGCCGCTCCACGAGTTCCTTCCCCGCGAGCCGAAGGCGCTCGCCGCGACGGCGAAGGAGATGGGGATCTCGATCGACGTCCTCAAGGGAAAGGTCGAGGGCCTCTCCGAAGCGAACCCGATGCTCGGCCATCGCGGCTGCCGACTCGGCCTCACGCACCCCGAGATCTACGAGATCCAGGTGCGGGCGATCTTCGAGGCGGCGGTCGAGGTCGCGCGTTCCGGGAAAGCTCCGGTCCCGGAGGTCATGATTCCCCTGGTCGGATCGCTCCCCGAGTTCACGCGCCTGCGGGAGATGACCGACCGCGTCGCGCACGACGTGTTCCGGGAGACGGGACGCCGCGTTCCGTACCGCGTCGGCACGATGATCGAGATTCCCCGGGCGGCCCTCCTCGCCGCCGAGATCGGCGCGGCGGCGGATTTCTTCTCGTTCGGGACGAACGACCTGACGCAGATGACGTTCGGGTTCTCCCGCGACGACATCGGATCGTTCCTGCCCCAATACCTCGAGGCGGGGATCCTGCCGCACGATCCCTTCGCCACCATCGACGTCGCGGGCGTGGGGCAGCTCGTCGCGATCGGAACGGAGCGCGGGCGTTCGGCGAAGAAGAACCTCAAGGTCGGCATCTGCGGGGAGCACGGCGGCGATCCCGCGTCGATCGCCTTCTTCCACGAGACCGGACTCGACTACGTGTCGTGCTCGCCCTATCGCGTGCCGATCGCCCGTCTCGCGGCCGCCCGGGCGGCGATCGCCGGCACGGGGCTCTCCCGGACGGCATGA
- the glyS gene encoding glycine--tRNA ligase subunit beta → MTPDDAAEFFLEVRVEEMPAGAMPGAKADLARKFLDALSEEGLSPESVDVTATPRRLVVAVRGLPRRQEDRVVEVSGPPVDRALDAEGRPTKMAEGFARAQGVEVSHLRRIRTPRGEVLLARKTVAGRRTAEILAEITPAILGSMTFPKMMRWGSGEHAFVRPVHGIVALFGGEVVPMTVFGVRSGNRTVGHRLSGGGEIEVTGADDYARRLREAGVEPDGEERAAILLEKARALATGCSGGIEADADLIPTLADLVEWPGLVCGSFDPVYRELPEEILVTTMRTHQKYLPVRSSQGLTSNFLAVMDHREDPKGLIVKGNEWVLNARLSDARFFFEEDVREPFSSKMPKLSRLFFHDKLGDYLQKTGRVQELTETIGALVTRPENVRSALEAARLSKIDLTTEMVREFTDLQGIVGGIYARREGATEEVWKAIYDQYRPVSADDEPPRTETGAILSAADRVDTLAGFFGIGLVPTGSKDPYGLRRAAQGLVAIVLSRGWRVDWSIVFRKAVALHGSAIARPAEAVLADIRAFFADRVHFLFEKRGLEPDVVASVLAAGSWDFADLADRAGAIADARRREGFRSLSLSVKRIRKILPGGVDRAPDPALFREPAEHALAADALQLSRTADTLAASRRYPELIAAMVSLAPALDRFFDDVLVNAPEPELKANRQALLAGIQRQFGKFADISEIVVER, encoded by the coding sequence ATGACTCCCGACGACGCCGCGGAATTCTTCCTGGAAGTCCGGGTCGAAGAGATGCCCGCCGGCGCAATGCCGGGAGCGAAGGCCGACCTCGCCCGGAAGTTCCTCGACGCGCTCTCGGAAGAGGGGCTCTCCCCGGAATCCGTCGACGTGACCGCCACGCCGCGGCGCCTCGTCGTCGCCGTGCGGGGCCTGCCGCGGCGGCAGGAGGACCGGGTCGTCGAGGTTTCCGGCCCGCCCGTCGACCGGGCGCTCGACGCCGAAGGGCGTCCGACGAAGATGGCGGAGGGATTCGCCCGCGCTCAGGGCGTCGAGGTGTCCCACCTCCGCCGCATCCGCACGCCCCGCGGCGAGGTGCTCCTCGCGCGAAAGACCGTCGCCGGCCGGCGGACGGCGGAGATCCTCGCGGAGATCACCCCGGCGATCCTCGGCTCGATGACGTTCCCGAAGATGATGCGCTGGGGATCGGGAGAGCACGCGTTCGTCCGCCCCGTGCACGGGATCGTCGCGCTCTTCGGGGGAGAGGTCGTGCCGATGACGGTCTTCGGGGTGCGCTCCGGGAACCGGACGGTCGGGCACCGGCTCTCGGGCGGCGGCGAGATCGAGGTGACCGGCGCCGACGACTATGCGCGGCGCCTGCGCGAGGCGGGGGTCGAGCCGGACGGCGAGGAGCGCGCGGCGATCCTGCTGGAAAAGGCCCGGGCTCTCGCGACCGGGTGCTCCGGCGGGATCGAGGCGGACGCGGATCTCATCCCGACCCTCGCGGATCTCGTGGAATGGCCGGGGCTCGTGTGCGGCTCCTTCGACCCGGTGTACCGGGAATTGCCCGAGGAGATCCTCGTGACGACGATGCGGACGCACCAGAAATACCTTCCCGTCCGCTCTTCGCAGGGGCTCACCTCGAACTTCCTCGCCGTGATGGACCACCGCGAAGATCCCAAGGGGCTGATCGTCAAGGGAAACGAATGGGTCCTGAACGCCCGCCTCTCCGACGCGCGGTTCTTCTTCGAGGAGGACGTGCGGGAGCCGTTTTCCTCGAAGATGCCGAAGCTGTCGCGCCTCTTCTTCCACGACAAGCTCGGCGACTACCTGCAGAAGACGGGACGCGTGCAGGAGCTGACCGAGACGATCGGCGCCCTGGTCACGCGCCCCGAGAACGTGCGGTCCGCGCTCGAAGCCGCGCGTCTTTCGAAGATCGACCTCACGACCGAGATGGTGCGCGAGTTCACGGACCTCCAGGGGATCGTCGGCGGGATCTACGCCCGGCGCGAAGGGGCGACGGAGGAGGTCTGGAAGGCGATCTACGACCAGTACCGGCCCGTGTCGGCCGACGACGAGCCCCCGCGCACGGAGACGGGCGCGATCCTCTCGGCGGCGGATCGGGTGGACACGCTCGCGGGGTTCTTCGGGATCGGGCTCGTGCCGACCGGGAGCAAGGACCCGTACGGGCTCCGCCGCGCGGCGCAGGGCCTCGTCGCGATCGTGCTGTCCCGCGGATGGCGCGTCGACTGGAGCATCGTCTTCCGGAAGGCGGTCGCGCTGCACGGATCGGCGATCGCCCGGCCCGCCGAGGCCGTGCTCGCCGATATCCGCGCGTTCTTCGCGGATCGCGTCCACTTCCTGTTCGAGAAGAGGGGGCTCGAGCCGGACGTCGTCGCCTCCGTCCTCGCGGCGGGGTCCTGGGATTTCGCCGACCTCGCCGACCGGGCCGGCGCGATCGCGGACGCGCGCCGGCGCGAGGGGTTCCGGTCGCTCTCGCTTTCCGTCAAGCGCATCCGCAAGATCCTGCCGGGCGGGGTCGACCGCGCGCCCGACCCGGCGCTCTTCCGCGAGCCGGCCGAGCACGCGCTCGCCGCCGACGCCCTGCAGCTGTCGCGCACGGCGGACACGCTCGCCGCGTCGCGCCGATATCCCGAACTGATCGCGGCCATGGTGTCGCTCGCTCCCGCCCTCGACCGTTTCTTCGACGACGTGCTCGTCAACGCGCCCGAGCCCGAGCTGAAGGCCAACCGGCAGGCGCTGCTGGCCGGAATCCAGCGGCAGTTCGGCAAGTTCGCCGACATTTCCGAGATCGTCGTCGAGAGATGA
- a CDS encoding glycine--tRNA ligase subunit alpha yields MTLQKILSELERFWEGEGCLIQQPYDLPMGAGTMHPDTFLRSLGPEPWRCAYVQPSRRPADGRYGENPFRLGKYFQYQVILKPAPDDVQEVYLRSLERLGIDPKDHDIRFEEDNWESPTLGAWGVGWQVLMDGMEISQFTYFQQTGGIDLAPISAEITYGVERVALFLGKARSIFDIPWNDTLTYGEIRHHEEVELSRYSFEVAETEWAQTLFERSEREARLALAAGLVLPAYEATLLCSHEFNILDARGAVSATERVTYIRRVRDLACAVAKAYLAAREAAGFPLLPREPAAVAS; encoded by the coding sequence GTGACGCTCCAGAAAATCCTTTCCGAGCTCGAGCGATTCTGGGAGGGAGAGGGGTGTCTGATCCAGCAGCCGTACGACCTTCCGATGGGAGCCGGGACGATGCACCCGGACACGTTTCTCCGCTCGCTCGGCCCCGAGCCGTGGCGCTGCGCCTACGTGCAGCCCTCGCGGCGCCCCGCCGACGGGCGGTACGGCGAGAACCCGTTCCGTCTCGGCAAGTACTTCCAGTACCAGGTGATCCTGAAGCCCGCGCCCGACGACGTGCAGGAGGTCTATCTCCGGTCGCTCGAACGGCTCGGCATCGATCCGAAGGATCACGATATCCGGTTCGAGGAGGACAACTGGGAGTCGCCGACGCTCGGCGCGTGGGGAGTCGGGTGGCAGGTGCTGATGGACGGGATGGAAATCTCCCAGTTCACGTATTTCCAGCAGACGGGCGGAATCGACCTCGCCCCGATCTCCGCGGAGATCACGTACGGGGTCGAGCGCGTCGCCCTCTTCCTCGGGAAGGCGCGCTCGATCTTCGACATCCCCTGGAACGACACGCTGACCTACGGAGAGATCCGGCACCACGAAGAGGTGGAGCTCTCGCGCTACTCCTTCGAGGTCGCCGAGACCGAATGGGCGCAGACGCTCTTCGAGCGCTCCGAGCGGGAAGCGCGTCTCGCGCTCGCCGCCGGCCTCGTGCTGCCGGCGTACGAGGCGACGCTCCTCTGCTCGCACGAGTTCAACATCCTGGATGCGCGCGGCGCCGTCTCCGCCACGGAGCGCGTCACGTACATCCGACGGGTCCGCGACCTCGCCTGCGCGGTCGCGAAGGCTTACCTCGCCGCCCGCGAAGCCGCGGGGTTCCCGCTGCTGCCGAGAGAGCCCGCCGCGGTGGCGTCGTGA
- the recO gene encoding DNA repair protein RecO, whose translation MPQRRDRAFVLSAVPLREKDRIVTFLTQQSGRKRGVARGARRLQSVYAGALEPMSEAEVLWFEKEGRDLHRIDSIEVVRSSFPVAADLAAGLLLSAIAESLITFVADSDPSEKFFRLAAHAVGALFEGRSAASVAVYFDAWVLKLTGVLPPATACAVCGRALQPGSVRFDETLPGLVDASCAAAGARRVSRDLAPSLARILALPIGGADVAPRVAEELSGVLRRIRRHFLGHELKSQKVLAEVLYFGAW comes from the coding sequence ATGCCGCAGCGCCGCGACCGTGCGTTCGTCCTTTCCGCGGTCCCGCTGCGCGAAAAGGACCGCATCGTCACGTTCCTGACGCAGCAGTCCGGCCGGAAGCGCGGGGTCGCGCGCGGCGCCCGGCGTCTGCAGAGCGTCTACGCGGGGGCGCTCGAGCCGATGAGCGAGGCGGAGGTGCTCTGGTTCGAGAAGGAGGGGCGCGACCTCCACCGCATCGACTCGATCGAGGTGGTCCGGTCTTCGTTTCCGGTCGCGGCGGACCTCGCCGCGGGCCTGCTCCTGTCCGCGATCGCCGAGTCGCTCATCACCTTCGTCGCCGATTCCGATCCATCGGAGAAATTCTTCCGGCTCGCCGCGCACGCCGTGGGCGCCCTCTTCGAGGGGCGGAGCGCCGCGTCGGTCGCCGTCTATTTCGACGCGTGGGTCCTGAAGCTCACGGGAGTTCTCCCTCCCGCGACCGCGTGCGCCGTGTGCGGGCGCGCCCTGCAGCCGGGGTCCGTCCGGTTCGACGAAACGCTCCCCGGCCTCGTCGACGCCTCGTGCGCGGCGGCGGGAGCGCGGCGCGTCTCGCGCGATCTCGCGCCGTCTCTGGCCCGGATCCTCGCTCTTCCGATCGGCGGCGCGGACGTCGCTCCGCGCGTGGCCGAGGAGCTCTCCGGAGTGCTGCGGCGCATCCGCCGCCACTTCCTCGGCCACGAGCTCAAGTCCCAGAAAGTGCTGGCCGAAGTGCTATATTTCGGCGCGTGGTGA
- a CDS encoding MFS transporter has protein sequence MAAARRRFLDLPPVVVSLGLVSFFNDIASEMIYPLLPAFLTATLGAGPEIVGLVEGVAESTAAIGKGFFGWLSDRRRRRKPFVFAGYAASVFTRPLLSLAPGWGAVVGIRFLDRIGKGVRTAPRDAMIAGAVDPARRGIAYGFERAMDNAGAMVGPLVAALLLKLFFRDVRPVFALSVVPGIAALAILLFGTRDEKGPPRAKSVLAGPALPKRFYAVISIFTLFAFANSTDAFLLLRAREAGVPLWAIPALWAFFSGAKSLANTPLGALADRIGRTPTILAGWAVYAGVYWEFGRVHTARGIWAVFGIYALYYALTEGAQRAYVADVAGPEARGRAFGLFHLAVGIAALPASVLFGLLWEKLGPTAAFDAGAAVALLSALALAAVSRPRRTA, from the coding sequence ATGGCCGCGGCACGCCGGAGATTCCTCGATCTGCCTCCCGTCGTCGTCTCCCTCGGCCTCGTCTCCTTCTTCAACGACATCGCGTCGGAAATGATCTACCCGCTGCTGCCGGCGTTCCTGACCGCCACGCTCGGCGCGGGGCCCGAGATCGTCGGGCTCGTCGAGGGCGTCGCCGAGTCGACGGCGGCGATCGGCAAGGGATTCTTCGGCTGGCTCTCCGACCGGCGCCGGCGGCGCAAGCCTTTCGTGTTCGCCGGCTACGCGGCGTCCGTGTTCACGCGCCCGCTCCTCTCGCTCGCGCCGGGGTGGGGCGCGGTGGTCGGAATCCGCTTCCTCGACCGGATCGGGAAAGGGGTCCGCACCGCGCCGCGCGACGCGATGATCGCCGGCGCGGTCGATCCGGCGCGCCGCGGAATCGCGTACGGGTTCGAGCGCGCGATGGACAACGCGGGAGCGATGGTCGGGCCGCTGGTCGCCGCGCTGCTGCTGAAGCTGTTCTTCCGGGACGTGCGGCCGGTGTTCGCGCTCTCGGTCGTGCCCGGAATCGCCGCCCTCGCGATCCTCCTCTTCGGCACGCGCGACGAGAAAGGGCCGCCGCGAGCGAAATCCGTCCTCGCCGGCCCGGCGCTCCCGAAACGCTTCTACGCCGTGATCTCGATCTTCACGCTGTTCGCGTTCGCGAACTCGACCGACGCCTTCCTCCTGCTTCGCGCGCGCGAGGCGGGCGTCCCGCTCTGGGCGATCCCGGCGCTCTGGGCGTTCTTCAGCGGGGCCAAGTCGCTCGCGAACACGCCGCTCGGTGCGCTCGCCGACCGCATCGGCCGGACGCCGACGATCCTCGCCGGATGGGCCGTGTACGCGGGCGTCTACTGGGAGTTCGGGCGCGTGCACACCGCCCGGGGGATATGGGCGGTTTTCGGCATTTACGCGCTTTACTACGCGCTGACCGAGGGAGCCCAGCGGGCATACGTCGCCGACGTCGCCGGACCCGAGGCGCGCGGCCGGGCCTTCGGCCTCTTCCATCTCGCGGTGGGTATCGCCGCTCTCCCCGCGTCGGTCCTGTTCGGCCTCCTGTGGGAGAAGCTCGGGCCGACGGCGGCGTTCGACGCCGGGGCCGCCGTCGCCCTCCTCTCCGCGCTCGCGCTCGCCGCCGTTTCCCGGCCCCGGCGCACCGCGTAA
- a CDS encoding carbon starvation protein A: MNALWLMLAALAVLAIAYRYWSAFLAARALALSDARPTPAHTMADGKNYVATNRYVLFGHHFAAIAGAGPLIGPVLAAQFGYLPGFLWLLFGVVFAGATQDFVILVASVRRKGKSLAEIARMEIGPVAGITAAVAILAIIVVALAGLGVAVVNALADSPWGTFTIAATIPIALFVGFYMYRWNKGALRSGSAIGVVATLLAVVAGRWIPGSPLAHLFTLSRTQITLAMAGYGFVASVLPVWMLLCPRDYLSSWMKLGTIALLVVSVLVVAPPIHAPAISRFVHGGGPIIPGKVFPFVFITIACGAISGFHALVASGTTPKMLDRETDARAIGYGAMLMEGLVGVVALIAVCALSPGDYFAINVAPAKFAHLGMTVDRLPMLAREVGESVAGRPGGAVSLAIGFAQIFSGLPFLRSLMGYWYHFAIMFEALFILTTIDTGTRVGRFLVQEFLGYAFPRFEKTDWMPGTLLATFLVVAAWSYFILTGSISQIWPMFGIANQLLAAVALAVGTTVILHLGKKRAALATLVPLAFVSFTTIDAGILSIRDNFLPLAKQPGKAFAGWLDAVLTAVLISCVIVILAASVRSWLAAIRRPELPEGPLAPEPVRAPAGDLPPGCC; this comes from the coding sequence GTGAACGCGCTCTGGCTGATGCTCGCGGCGCTCGCGGTCCTGGCGATCGCGTACCGCTACTGGTCCGCTTTCCTCGCCGCGAGGGCGCTCGCGCTCTCCGACGCGCGCCCGACGCCGGCCCACACCATGGCCGACGGGAAGAACTACGTCGCGACGAACCGGTACGTCCTCTTCGGCCACCATTTCGCCGCGATCGCCGGCGCCGGGCCGCTCATCGGTCCGGTCCTCGCCGCCCAGTTCGGCTACCTTCCTGGGTTCCTCTGGCTCCTCTTCGGGGTCGTGTTCGCGGGGGCGACGCAGGACTTCGTCATCCTCGTCGCGTCGGTCCGGAGGAAGGGGAAATCGCTGGCCGAGATCGCCCGGATGGAGATCGGCCCGGTCGCCGGAATCACGGCCGCGGTCGCGATCCTCGCGATCATCGTCGTCGCCCTCGCGGGCCTCGGCGTCGCCGTCGTGAACGCGCTCGCCGATTCTCCCTGGGGAACCTTCACGATCGCGGCGACGATCCCGATCGCGCTCTTCGTCGGCTTCTACATGTACCGGTGGAACAAGGGCGCCCTCCGGTCGGGATCGGCGATCGGCGTCGTCGCGACGCTCCTGGCGGTCGTCGCCGGACGGTGGATCCCCGGTTCCCCCCTCGCGCATCTGTTCACGCTCTCGCGCACGCAGATCACGCTCGCGATGGCGGGATACGGCTTCGTCGCCTCGGTCCTGCCCGTGTGGATGCTCCTCTGTCCGCGCGACTACCTCTCGAGCTGGATGAAGCTCGGGACGATCGCGCTCCTCGTGGTTTCCGTCCTCGTCGTCGCGCCGCCGATCCACGCGCCGGCGATTTCCCGGTTCGTGCACGGCGGCGGCCCGATCATCCCCGGCAAGGTCTTCCCCTTCGTCTTCATCACGATCGCCTGCGGCGCGATCTCGGGTTTCCATGCGCTCGTCGCCTCCGGCACGACGCCCAAGATGCTCGACCGGGAGACCGACGCGCGGGCGATCGGATACGGCGCGATGCTGATGGAGGGCCTGGTCGGCGTCGTCGCGCTGATCGCCGTCTGCGCGCTCTCTCCGGGCGACTACTTCGCGATCAACGTGGCTCCCGCGAAGTTCGCGCATCTCGGCATGACCGTGGACAGGCTCCCGATGCTCGCGCGGGAGGTGGGGGAGAGCGTCGCGGGACGTCCGGGAGGCGCGGTCTCGCTCGCGATCGGGTTCGCGCAGATCTTTTCCGGGCTGCCGTTCCTGAGGAGCCTGATGGGCTACTGGTACCACTTCGCGATCATGTTCGAGGCCCTCTTCATCCTGACGACGATCGACACCGGAACGCGCGTGGGGCGTTTTCTCGTCCAGGAATTCCTCGGATACGCCTTCCCGCGATTCGAGAAGACGGACTGGATGCCGGGAACCCTGCTGGCCACGTTCCTCGTCGTCGCGGCGTGGAGCTACTTCATCCTCACCGGCTCGATCTCCCAGATCTGGCCGATGTTCGGGATCGCGAACCAGCTCCTCGCCGCCGTCGCCCTCGCCGTCGGGACGACCGTGATCCTCCACCTCGGAAAGAAGCGCGCCGCTCTCGCGACCCTGGTCCCTCTCGCCTTCGTGTCGTTCACGACGATCGACGCCGGGATCCTTTCGATCCGCGACAACTTCCTGCCGCTCGCGAAGCAGCCCGGAAAGGCGTTCGCCGGCTGGCTGGACGCCGTGCTGACCGCCGTGCTGATCTCCTGCGTCATCGTGATCCTCGCGGCCTCGGTGCGATCGTGGCTCGCCGCGATCCGGCGTCCCGAGCTCCCGGAAGGCCCGCTCGCGCCGGAGCCCGTCCGGGCCCCCGCGGGCGATCTTCCTCCGGGCTGCTGCTGA